In Acidobacteriota bacterium, the DNA window TGGTTCATGCTCGAGGTGCTGGGACGATGAGCGAAGGCGCGCCCAACCTCCAGTGGTACATCGTTCACACCTACTCCGGTTTCGAGGAGAGGGTGAAGGAGACTCTGCGCCAGCGCGCAGAAGCCATGGGCATGGGTGACTCCTTTGGCGAGGTGCGGATCCCCACCGAGACGGTGGTGGAGTACCGCAACGGCAAGAAGCGGGAAGTCCAGAGGAAATTCTTTCCCGGCTACATTCTGGTCGAGATGGAGATGTCCGACCCCGCGTGGCATGTGGTCAAGAACACGCCCAAGGTGACGGGCTTCGTCGGCACGGGCAAGAAGCCCACGCCGCTGACTCAAGAAGAAGTGGATCAAATTCTCGAGCAGGTTACGACGGCCCAGGAAAAGCCGAAGCCGAAGTACATGTTCGACAAGGGCGAGCCGGTGAAGATCATCGACGGTCCGTTCAACAACTTCACCGGAGTGGTGGAAGAAGTCAATCTGGACCGCAACACTCTCAAGGTGATGGTGACCATCTTCGGTCGTCAGACGCCGGTCGAGCTCGATTTCTCACAGGTGGAGAAGGCCTGATCGAACGCTGAGCTTCGGAGAGATCCGGGGGCGAGCCCAGCGGTGGTCACCGGTGACCCAGCTGACCGAGGGTTCCCGGGTCGAAAACTGACGAACCAAGGCCCATTGATCGAAGGAAAGTAGCTGCACCATGGCGAAGAAGGTTATCAATCAGATCAAGCTGCAGATCCCGGCCGGCCAGGCTACCCCGGCGCCGCCGGTGGGCCCAGCGCTGGGTCAGGCCGGCGTCAACATCATGGACTTCTGCAAGGCGTTCAACGCCCGTACTCAGCAGGATTCCGGACTGATCATCCCGGTGGTCATCACCGTCTACGCCGACCGTAGCTACAGCTTCATCACCAAGACTCCGCCGGCCGCCGTGCTCTTGCTCAAGGCCGCCGGCATCAAGAAGGGCTCCGGTGAGCCGAACAAGACCAAGGTGGCGAAGGTGACCCGCGCCCAGGTCGAAGAAATTGCCAAGATCAAGCAGCCCGACCTGACGGCCGCTGACCTCGACGCCGCGGTGAAGACCGTTTCCGGTACCGCGCGTTCGATGGGTATCGAGGTTGAAGGGTAAAGGAGACGAGCGGTGCCAAAACACGGTAAAGGCTATAGAGCTGCTGTCGGAAAGATAGAGGCTCGCCCCCATACGCTGGAGGAGGCCGTCGCTGCGGCGAAGGAAGCTTCCTTCGCCAAGTTCGACGAGACCCTCGAGATCGCCATGCGCTTGGGAGTGGACCCGAAGCACGCGGACCAGATGGTGCGCGGCACGGTGGTGCTACCCCACGGGACCGGCAAGACCACTCGGATTCTCGTCTTCGCCGGCGGTGAAAAGGTCAAGGAGGCCGAAGAGGCCGGGGCCGATCACGTCGGCGGCGAGGAACTGGCGGAAAAAGTCAACGACGGCTGGATGGACTTTGACGCCGTGGTGGCGACCCCCGACATGATGCGGGTCGTCGGCCGCCTCGGCCGGGTCCTGGGCCCCCGCGGCCTGATGCCCAACCCCAAGGTGGGCACCGTGACCTTCGACGTTGGCAAGGCGGTGGAGGACATCAAGGCCGGTAAGGTGGAGTTCCGGGTCGACAAGACCGGCATCGTCCACGCCCCGCTGGGCAAGATTTCCTTTTCGAAGGAGCAGCTGCTGGAGAATGCCAACGCGCTGATCTCCGCGGTGGTCAAGGCCAAGCCGCCGGCCGCCAAGGGCAAGTACGTGCGTTCAGCCAATATGTCCTCGACCATGGGGCCGGGGATCCGACTGGACGAGAGCCTTCTCGTCGCGGCCGAGGCCTAGGAGGCACGATCATGGCTTTGAGCAAAGCGCAGAAGAACGAGATGGTGGCCGGATACCAGGACGGCCTGGCCGAAGCACCCCATGCCTTTGTGCTCGGCTACCAGGGCATTTCCGTGCCTCAGGTGACCGAGCTGCGGGCCAAGGTCCGGGAATCCGGTGGCCAGTATCAGGTGGTCAAGAACACGCTGGTCCGAAGGGCCATCGAGGGCAAGGCGCTGGATAGCGTCAAGGACGTCTTCGAAGGCCCCGTCGCGGTGGTCTACACCGATGACAGCGTCGTGGAGTTGGCCAAGGCTCTTACCG includes these proteins:
- the nusG gene encoding transcription termination/antitermination protein NusG, translated to MSEGAPNLQWYIVHTYSGFEERVKETLRQRAEAMGMGDSFGEVRIPTETVVEYRNGKKREVQRKFFPGYILVEMEMSDPAWHVVKNTPKVTGFVGTGKKPTPLTQEEVDQILEQVTTAQEKPKPKYMFDKGEPVKIIDGPFNNFTGVVEEVNLDRNTLKVMVTIFGRQTPVELDFSQVEKA
- the rplK gene encoding 50S ribosomal protein L11, whose translation is MAKKVINQIKLQIPAGQATPAPPVGPALGQAGVNIMDFCKAFNARTQQDSGLIIPVVITVYADRSYSFITKTPPAAVLLLKAAGIKKGSGEPNKTKVAKVTRAQVEEIAKIKQPDLTAADLDAAVKTVSGTARSMGIEVEG
- the rplA gene encoding 50S ribosomal protein L1, encoding MPKHGKGYRAAVGKIEARPHTLEEAVAAAKEASFAKFDETLEIAMRLGVDPKHADQMVRGTVVLPHGTGKTTRILVFAGGEKVKEAEEAGADHVGGEELAEKVNDGWMDFDAVVATPDMMRVVGRLGRVLGPRGLMPNPKVGTVTFDVGKAVEDIKAGKVEFRVDKTGIVHAPLGKISFSKEQLLENANALISAVVKAKPPAAKGKYVRSANMSSTMGPGIRLDESLLVAAEA
- the rplJ gene encoding 50S ribosomal protein L10 translates to MSKAQKNEMVAGYQDGLAEAPHAFVLGYQGISVPQVTELRAKVRESGGQYQVVKNTLVRRAIEGKALDSVKDVFEGPVAVVYTDDSVVELAKALTEFAKTAPVLQFKGGIVQGQPVAPEQIRDIAELPTREELLAKLIFLLQSPVTRLVRDLADFKRQFVAVLGQVAQQKQAS